One Ranitomeya imitator isolate aRanImi1 chromosome 1, aRanImi1.pri, whole genome shotgun sequence DNA window includes the following coding sequences:
- the LOC138657851 gene encoding uncharacterized protein, which produces MTVGPGSGAVLQPAATDPSQPSSSAAAGGPSTLTGDQGAGPSGLPLSQSSFTAPIFAGSSRQRQRPLDRSLMPEFLHLSSVLHEAIKALGDRMDVSHNLLDCRIQDVAKSVDQVKADLQKPAHHFFNQIQQGMSEHLSPDLQLSVMQACNVAFVQAMQQSQSRNVAAYPTVPSLSRLTTIPTSAAYHCTATSIPSTGVLHYSANTMTSAVGHPTATTVTTAAPAWTSSADTTMTQDPGVAYRPGPLPMQQDPGMAYRTGPSTMQQDQAIAFRAGPTPMQQDPARALCSPHQQCSRTLGGV; this is translated from the coding sequence atgactgtcggcccaggttctggagcggtccttcagccggcagccacggacccgtcccagccatccagcagcgcagcagcaggtgggccttccacactaactggagaccagggagctggtccatcaggtcttcccctttcgcagtcctctttcactgcacccatttttgcgggctcatcccggcagcgacagaggcctttggataggtccctcatgcccgagtttttgcacttgagctcggttttacacgaagcaatcaaggctttaggtgacagaatggatgtgtcccataacctcttagattgccgcatccaggatgtcgccaaaagcgttgatcaagttaaagccgacctccagaagccagctcatcatttttttaatcaaatacaacagggcatgtcggaacaccttagccctgatctccagctgagtgtgatgcaggcctgcaatgttgcttttgtgcaggctatgcagcagagtcagagtcgtaatgtggcggcatatccaactgtgccgtcactgtcacgattaactaccattcctacctctgctgcataccactgcacggccacctctattccatccacaggtgtactccactacagcgccaacacgatgacgagtgctgttggacatcccaccgccaccaccgtgacaaccgctgctccggcttggacctcctccgctgacaccacgatgacgcaggaccctggcgtggcttatcggcccggccccctcccgatgcagcaggacccaggcatggcgtatcgcaccggcccctccacgatgcagcaggaccaagccatagctttccgggcaggacccaccccgatgcagcaggaccctgccagggctttatgttccccccaccagcaatgcagcaggaccctgggaggggtttag